A window of Cryptomeria japonica chromosome 3, Sugi_1.0, whole genome shotgun sequence contains these coding sequences:
- the LOC131070404 gene encoding protein MAIN-LIKE 2-like yields MGVSGALIGSILCFLRGCALMWKSFLEYFHRLVIFKGLESAHGIIPLVEAIGVYLFGTVMLIFGIGLYELFINNLHIPPNAPYRLPHRRSSLFGLFVLQERLGVVQSWERFPRPWTLIPRLSQTDLDIIERCGLTSLLDMPRFTVNWGLLTALVERWHSDTNTFHFATGEMTVTPEDCYRILRIPIVGALLPYEQSEEGGTEALCRIFQDDTVCGYEIPWQEFLDLDYAPLPSVLARFIGGILCPDCRSKGFSVGWGLVLEKMVTQGRRFSWGSAMLTHLYRGLHEVIYLGYGSLSAGVTLLQVWCWEHIPVARPLADRDRPVGCAYAYGYRV; encoded by the exons ATGGGTGTGAGCGGCGCACTCATAGGCTCTATTCTCTGCTTCTTGAGG GGCTGTGCTCTTATGTGGAAATCTTTTTTGGAATACTTTCATCGTCTTGTTATTTTCAAGGGATTAGAATCGGCCCATGGAATTATACCACTTGTAGAAGCAATAG GTGTATATTTGTTCGGAACAGTAATGCTCATCTTCGGCATTGGTCTATACGAACTGTTCATTAACAATCTTCACATCCCTCCAAATGCACCCTACAGACTCCCTCATCGCAGATCTAGCTTGTTTGGACTCTTTGTCTTACAG gagcgattgggcgtggttcagtcgtgggagagattccccagaccgtggacattgataccgcggttgtctcaGACTGATcttgatattattgagagatgtgggttgacctcccttttggatatgcctcggttcactgtgaattgggggctactgacagcattggtcgagaggtggcatagcgatacgaacaccttccactttgccacgggagagatgacagtcacaccagaggactgttacaggatcctgcgcattcctatagtaggtgcactactaccatatgagcagtcagaggagggtggtacagaggcactgtgCCGCATTTTCCAAGATGATAcagtctgcggctatgagatcccatggcaggagtttctagacctggattacgcaccactgccatccgtactagcaAGGTTTATTGGTGGAATCCTTTGTCCTGattgcaggtcaaagggattctcggtgggatgggggttggtgTTGGAGAAGATGGTTACACAGGGCAggaggttttcatgggggtcagctatgctgacCCATCTATACAGGGGCTTGCATGAGGTAATATACCTCggttatggcagtttgtcagctggcgtgacattattacaagtatggtgctgggagcacattccagtggcgaggccactagcagatagggacaggcccgtaggatgtgcatatgcctatggatacagggtctag